A part of Sebastes umbrosus isolate fSebUmb1 chromosome 21, fSebUmb1.pri, whole genome shotgun sequence genomic DNA contains:
- the zmp:0000000991 gene encoding flocculation protein FLO11 isoform X1, giving the protein MISNQGRRDLTTPRQERTLSVESGTVQCRSSAPLSLPPDFSSGYKLRYSSPPYSTLMSTRSTQGETKTIIPRSPLFQQSQSNYPPHLSICTDQVAAMTLPMSKPTLSPISLPQPLSLPFQNKTATQGSTKCGVSETDQVKNNHSKNNSQDRQNDHVLLVDNRFHEAQNSSSKCVTETLVYSIKPKVDTATAAPKNTTHKPLQHTANTQVSLETKLNQQSHRVQSKEAAREACRHSDQSSSGSSSTESQRTGESSNRRMKEGVLGKSRFFSVESNSEQNPKRSRFALKKSVSTPNPSLSRSDSERAGKTNNKMDQVLNRLRQTFSTRRSEDDTSFPWKWRRASQTPSVSGSSDVSDITVESIKKQEQEKGMVLKDNEKRTEDTTRWTQNRYTLIPPSAAGSTMAGDELYIWSDKSTPETDRGQQNACVEHMEIQNQPHLTIRSPTTQQFDFYKDNRTDYKPTNQYLSCGDTSPGGSPNPAADYPTQFRKSASSPRSPFSPFSSLSPVSLFTSPDVTDDSVFYSPKLHRRRECSSPCEPVEGISLGCSRRSRASTGPPSAGPGQDKECLTSPYADLKYGIEPGRSFSVSSVLSSRPSGPGRISIGSRHMSVGDLFESSLTCGSSGKDLDQWSVSPDWTTEYDCQPSKDCLMSYFPSDPGKMRSRSLPRSLTRRLANWSSEVSASPPVTTTTSKQARIWSPNMNTCHFAWDTEGPPTPPPTPPLSPVSRRMSKPPSPSSPTFPSSSGASQQVDSLSPRGLLPSRGYVSSLSTFEESTDSCSDTTTDDEYYLETDEDEEKETEL; this is encoded by the coding sequence ATGATCTCTAACCAGGGAAGACGGGACTTAACCACACCCAGACAGGAGAGGACACTATCAGTGGAGTCTGGCACAGTTCAGTGCCGttcttctgctcctctctccctccctcctgacTTTTCAAGTGGTTATAAGCTTCGATATAGCTCCCCACCTTATTCTACTCTCATGTCTACCAGGTCAACGCAGGGTGAAACTAAGACTATAATACCTAGATCACCCCTCTTCCAACAGTCTCAGTCAAACTATCCTCCACATCTTTCCATATGTACTGATCAAGTTGCAGCCATGACCTTGCCCATGTCCAAACCCACTCTGTCACCCATCAGCCTACCCCAGCCCCTATCTTTGCCTTTCCAGAACAAAACTGCCACCCAAGGAAGTACAAAGTGTGGGGTTTCAGAAACGGATCAAGTCAAGAATAATCACAGCAAGAACAACAGCCAAGATCGCCAGAATGATCACGTATTACTTGTCGACAACAGATTTCATGAGGCACAGAACTCCTCCTCAAAATGCGTAACTGAGACACTGGTTTACAGTATTAAACCTAAAGTAGATAcagctacagctgccccaaagAACACCACACATAAACCTTTGCAACATACTGCAAACACACAGGTTTCTCTGGAGACCAAGTTAAATCAACAGTCGCACAGAGTGCAGAGTAAGGAAGCTGCAAGAGAAGCATGTCGTCATTCAGATCAGAGCTCCAGTGGTAGCAGCTCAACAGAGAGTCAGCGCACTGGTGAAAGCTCTAACAGAAGAATGAAGGAGGGTGTACTGGGTAAAAGCAGATTTTTTTCAGTGGAGAGCAACAGTGAACAAAACCCAAAGAGAAGTCGGTTTGCATTGAAGAAAAGTGTCAGCACACCAAACCCCAGTTTGTCAAGGTCAGACTCCGAGAGGGCTGGCAAGACTAATAACAAAATGGACCAGGTTCTTAACAGACTGAGACAAACATTCAGCACCAGACGGTCTGAGGATGATACATCGTTTCCATGGAAATGGAGGCGAGCCTCCCAAACACCTTCTGTTAGTGGATCAAGTGATGTCAGTGATATCACTGTTGAGAGTATCAAAAAGCAAGAGCAGGAGAAAGGGATGGTGCTGAAGGACAATGAAAAGAGAACAGAGGATACGACTAGATGGACACAAAACAGATACACTCTCATACCACCCTCAGCTGCTGGGAGCACAATGGCAGGAGATGAACTTTACATTTGGTCAGACAAATCAACTCCAGAAACTGACCGGGGACAGCAGAATGCTTGTGTGGAACACATGGAAATTCAAAACCAACCTCATTTGACAATCCGCAGCCCAACAACCCAACAATTTGACTTTTACAAAGACAACAGGACAGATTATAAACCAACAAACCAGTACCTCTCTTGTGGAGATACCAGTCCTGGTGGGAGCCCTAACCCCGCTGCTGATTATCCTACTCAGTTCAGGAAGTCTGCATCCAGCCCCAGGAGCCCCTTCTcccccttctcctctctttcccccgTCTCTCTATTTACCTCACCGGATGTTACAGACGACAGTGTCTTCTATAGCCCAAAGCTACACCGTCGCAGAGAATGCTCCTCGCCATGTGAGCCGGTAGAGGGAATCAGCCTGGGGTGCTCAAGAAGAAGCCGGGCATCCACTGGTCCTCCAAGTGCAGGTCCAGGACAGGACAAGGAATGCTTGACATCCCCTTATGCAGACTTAAAATATGGCATTGAGCCTGGGAGGTCGTTTTCTGTGAGTTCGGTACTGTCCAGTCGACCTTCGGGGCCTGGTCGCATCTCCATTGGATCCAGGCACATGAGTGTGGGTGACCTCTTTGAATCATCCTTGACATGTGGAAGCAGTGGCAAGGACTTAGATCAGTGGTCTGTTTCTCCTGATTGGACCACAGAATATGATTGCCAGCCCAGTAAGGACTGTCTAATGTCATATTTCCCCAGTGACCCTGGTAAAATGAGATCGAGGTCTCTTCCTCGGTCACTGACAAGGCGCTTGGCAAATTGGAGCTCAGAAGTCTCCGCTTCTCCACCTGTGACTACCACAACCTCAAAGCAAGCCCGCATTTGGAGCCCTAACATGAACACTTGTCACTTTGCATGGGATACAGAGGGTCCTCCAACCCCTCCTCCAACACCTCCCCTGTCACCAGTGTCCAGACGCATGTCCAAACCTCCCAGCCCTTCCTCCCCCACCTTTCCCAGCTCATCAGGAGCATCACAGCAAGTGGACAGCCTGTCCCCCAGAGGGCTTCTGCCCTCCAGAGGTTATGTATCCAGCCTTAGCACCTTTGAGGAGTCTACAGACAGCTGCTCAGACACGACGACAGATGATGAATATTACTTGGAAACAGATGAAGACgaagaaaaagagacagagttGTGA
- the zmp:0000000991 gene encoding uncharacterized protein zmp:0000000991 isoform X2, translating into MSTSDAGELELRVVGGETETPLHSTAPATRTTTAAREQDESFGERFKQENHHRDETPTEQQRHPSAVRQEETHKALILRSDRLREEEAAHCGDSKVQTQKPIGPRFSSSLLFRLSRNPGFEKPQLKKNLNSCQHSLTETQTAETENSCCQVNGQTSPPDTSIKVASDYPLSERIPFPAKKKEEVITVCNRLDTTRDLSITHRSKVCNGLHIPPCGPQPRTGTRSVELEEDIKDHTKLEKHTDPVERSNPTRTMLSSTVVTVLAPHWNGRLRRTKRPEGTGNSEAQGNLQDVTNTAPNRSHERFQERVDRSLTDGLQGQLRVPFLGTRSNTVGWSTKSVPVSLDYDSKRKMIQTVSLDVNSGRLDNRKMDAGAVSPVPTSPVSPLSLDPNEQRRNPETGHQGGLSSLSSKPTTSSLLLSLRRFHSNGRNSNAASTLSEMNPPPLSSSPNDRDGKLFATHLSQTFLNNNGPDRSKPLSPSSISYGTTDTGPILSPSPSNLRERNTFETRFFSTSPMNKDVEDGPFSQQPQTMNRTQSSLSCSTQACPIRGPLERQENSRGSDKSTESTASSPRLSPYDRLPLLKKRFPP; encoded by the exons agaacAGGATGAATCATTCGGTGAAAGGTTCAAGCAGGAGAATCATCATCGTGATGAAACCCCAACTGAGCAGCAGCGTCACCCATCAGCCGTCAGACAGGAAGAAACACACAAAG CACTAATATTAAGGTCGGACAGACTAAGAGAAGAAGAGGCTGCTCATTGTGGTGATTCAAAGGTCCAGACCCAGAAGCCCATTGGACCCagattctcctcctctctcctattCAGACTCTCCAGAAATCCAGGCTTTGAAAAGCCACAGCTCAAGAAGAATTTAAACTCCTGTCAGCACAG TTTAACGGAAACGCAGACAGCTGAGACTGAGAACAGCTGCTGTCAG GTTAATGGACAAACGTCACCACCAGATACCTCAATAAAGGTAGCCAGTGACTATCCATTATCTGAAAGGATACCATTTCCAGCcaagaagaaagaagaggtAATCACAGTTTGCAATAGACTGGACACAACCAGGGACTTGAGTATAACTCACAGATCAAAAGTGTGTAATGGCTTGCACATACCTCCATGTGGGCCACAACCAAGGACTGGCACTAGATCAGTTGAGTTAGAAGAAGACATAAAAGACCATACAAAGCTTGAGAAACACACTGACCCTGTGGAAAGATCCAACCCTACTAGAACCATGTTGTCTTCCACTGTGGTAACAGTTCTTGCCCCACACTGGAATGGCCGACTAAGACGGACCAAAAGACCTGAGGGAACTGGCAATTCGGAAGCCCAGGGGAATTTACAAGATGTGACAAACACTGCGCCAAACCGTTCGCATGAACGCTTTCAGGAGAGAGTGGACAGGTCATTGACAGATGGATTGCAAGGCCAATTAAGGGTGCCATTTCTGGGTACCAGGAGTAATACAGTGGGCTGGTCAACTAAAAGTGTTCCTGTAAGCTTGGACTATGACTCTAAAAGGAAAATGATTCAGACTGTCTCTTTGGATGTAAACTCTGGAAGGTTGGACAATAGAAAAATGGATGCAGGTGCTGTAAGCCCTGTACCCACATCTCCCGTGTCTCCCCTCTCCCTTGACCCAAATGAACAAAGGAGGAACCCGGAAACTGGTCATCAAGGAGGACTGTCATCTTTAAGCTCAAAACCAACAACCAGCAGTCTGCTTCTGTCTTTAAGAAGATTTCACTCAAATGGCAGGAACTCTAATGCAGCCTCCACCCTCTCTGAGATGAATCCTCCGCCCCTGAGCAGTTCGCCAAATGATCGAGATGGAAAATTATTCGCAACACACCTTTCTCAAACCTTTCTCAATAATAATGGGCCAGACAGGTCAAAGCCCCTCTCTCCATCGTCCATTTCTTATGGGACAACTGACACTGGGCCTATCCTTTCCCCATCGCCCTCCAATCTAAGAGAAAGGAACACATTTGAAACACGCTTCTTTTCAACTTCACCCATGAACAAAGATGTGGAAGATGGACCATTTTCCCAACAACCTCAAACAATGAATAGGACCCAGTCCAGTCTTTCATGTTCCACACAGGCATGTCCAATTAGAGGACCACTAGAGAGGCAAGAGAACTCCAGGGGCTCAGACAAAAGTACAGAGAGCACTGCCTCTTCTCCAAGACTTTCCCCATATGACCGGCTTCCTCTCCTAAAAAAACGATTCCCTCCCTAG
- the zmp:0000000991 gene encoding uncharacterized protein zmp:0000000991 isoform X3 — protein sequence MIITCSLGQVIVKSAHTQTDSCSCLFGLSLPCYDLSIFFMLNAVPVRVNGQTSPPDTSIKVASDYPLSERIPFPAKKKEEVITVCNRLDTTRDLSITHRSKVCNGLHIPPCGPQPRTGTRSVELEEDIKDHTKLEKHTDPVERSNPTRTMLSSTVVTVLAPHWNGRLRRTKRPEGTGNSEAQGNLQDVTNTAPNRSHERFQERVDRSLTDGLQGQLRVPFLGTRSNTVGWSTKSVPVSLDYDSKRKMIQTVSLDVNSGRLDNRKMDAGAVSPVPTSPVSPLSLDPNEQRRNPETGHQGGLSSLSSKPTTSSLLLSLRRFHSNGRNSNAASTLSEMNPPPLSSSPNDRDGKLFATHLSQTFLNNNGPDRSKPLSPSSISYGTTDTGPILSPSPSNLRERNTFETRFFSTSPMNKDVEDGPFSQQPQTMNRTQSSLSCSTQACPIRGPLERQENSRGSDKSTESTASSPRLSPYDRLPLLKKRFPP from the exons cagacTGACAGCTGTTCTTGCCTGTttggtttgagtttgccatgttatgatttgagcatattttttatgctaaatgcagtacctgtgagg GTTAATGGACAAACGTCACCACCAGATACCTCAATAAAGGTAGCCAGTGACTATCCATTATCTGAAAGGATACCATTTCCAGCcaagaagaaagaagaggtAATCACAGTTTGCAATAGACTGGACACAACCAGGGACTTGAGTATAACTCACAGATCAAAAGTGTGTAATGGCTTGCACATACCTCCATGTGGGCCACAACCAAGGACTGGCACTAGATCAGTTGAGTTAGAAGAAGACATAAAAGACCATACAAAGCTTGAGAAACACACTGACCCTGTGGAAAGATCCAACCCTACTAGAACCATGTTGTCTTCCACTGTGGTAACAGTTCTTGCCCCACACTGGAATGGCCGACTAAGACGGACCAAAAGACCTGAGGGAACTGGCAATTCGGAAGCCCAGGGGAATTTACAAGATGTGACAAACACTGCGCCAAACCGTTCGCATGAACGCTTTCAGGAGAGAGTGGACAGGTCATTGACAGATGGATTGCAAGGCCAATTAAGGGTGCCATTTCTGGGTACCAGGAGTAATACAGTGGGCTGGTCAACTAAAAGTGTTCCTGTAAGCTTGGACTATGACTCTAAAAGGAAAATGATTCAGACTGTCTCTTTGGATGTAAACTCTGGAAGGTTGGACAATAGAAAAATGGATGCAGGTGCTGTAAGCCCTGTACCCACATCTCCCGTGTCTCCCCTCTCCCTTGACCCAAATGAACAAAGGAGGAACCCGGAAACTGGTCATCAAGGAGGACTGTCATCTTTAAGCTCAAAACCAACAACCAGCAGTCTGCTTCTGTCTTTAAGAAGATTTCACTCAAATGGCAGGAACTCTAATGCAGCCTCCACCCTCTCTGAGATGAATCCTCCGCCCCTGAGCAGTTCGCCAAATGATCGAGATGGAAAATTATTCGCAACACACCTTTCTCAAACCTTTCTCAATAATAATGGGCCAGACAGGTCAAAGCCCCTCTCTCCATCGTCCATTTCTTATGGGACAACTGACACTGGGCCTATCCTTTCCCCATCGCCCTCCAATCTAAGAGAAAGGAACACATTTGAAACACGCTTCTTTTCAACTTCACCCATGAACAAAGATGTGGAAGATGGACCATTTTCCCAACAACCTCAAACAATGAATAGGACCCAGTCCAGTCTTTCATGTTCCACACAGGCATGTCCAATTAGAGGACCACTAGAGAGGCAAGAGAACTCCAGGGGCTCAGACAAAAGTACAGAGAGCACTGCCTCTTCTCCAAGACTTTCCCCATATGACCGGCTTCCTCTCCTAAAAAAACGATTCCCTCCCTAG